One Pyrofollis japonicus DNA window includes the following coding sequences:
- a CDS encoding nucleotidyltransferase, with protein MGYSIKDLAWLVGKLRDEGIRGVIIGSTVIDLELRRKEFEDDIDIFALEPSPLIEEDTYREIAYRNEWQMSYTALGTPKFVVRLPSGEEVIVEFYENIHDFYIPLEIIENAPKKTISGVEVRLIRPEDYIVLKAKAARDPDIEDLRIVREYIDAGRLRIDERIIKRDLELLPEEDRRLAISKLRGLGFRV; from the coding sequence TTGGGTTATAGCATCAAAGATCTTGCATGGCTCGTAGGCAAGCTCAGAGACGAGGGAATTCGCGGAGTAATAATTGGCAGCACTGTTATAGACCTCGAGCTACGGCGCAAAGAGTTCGAAGACGATATTGACATCTTTGCTCTCGAGCCTAGCCCCCTCATCGAGGAGGACACTTATCGTGAAATAGCATATAGGAACGAGTGGCAGATGAGCTACACGGCTCTCGGCACACCAAAGTTCGTCGTAAGGCTTCCAAGCGGGGAGGAAGTCATAGTCGAGTTCTACGAGAACATACACGACTTTTACATACCATTAGAGATCATAGAGAATGCTCCAAAGAAGACAATAAGCGGCGTAGAAGTCAGGCTCATAAGGCCAGAGGACTACATCGTGCTCAAGGCAAAAGCTGCCAGGGATCCCGACATAGAGGATCTAAGGATAGTCAGGGAGTATATTGACGCCGGGAGGCTCAGAATAGACGAACGCATCATAAAGAGGGATCTAGAACTCCTCCCAGAGGAGGATCGACGACTCGCTATAAGCAAGCTTCGCGGCCTCGGCTTCCGCGTCTAA
- a CDS encoding radical SAM/SPASM domain-containing protein, which produces MSSLGEHVSDELEEKVLKEAKRGGIGSYLAAIRIMFNNPVTRSILRLAVKRADCIHEDRGEVNATLLYHALTKFAGQNVYSCPVTARFISAIINKIVEIGVKMLHGDIEEARQALRDPALRRGISLVFEGLALYGVTVPQKMPAPFLIVWNFTNMCNLRCKHCYQRADHPLPDELTLEEKIRLVEDLDRAGVAAVALSGGEPTIHPHFYQIVHELGRRGIYAAVATNGWMFADIEKLEKAVKLGLRYVEVSVDSANPKKHDWFRGVPGAWQRAVKALENAVKLGVSHAMAVTVTKANIDEVDDLLDLAESIGVERVVFFNFVPVGRGKENMWLDLDPMEREEFLRHIYKEMQKRKIQIVSTAPQYGRVALQLSGGKDVAPTHFYVGNDPIVKAVAEFVGGCGAGRIYAAIQPNGDVAPCVFLPIKVGNVREKSFREIWETAPLFKALRNRELLKGFCGKCPYKYICGGCRARAYAYFGDPLAPDPGCIYNIKEWKKLEQELGAKIKIAKKASPATQ; this is translated from the coding sequence ATGAGTAGTCTTGGAGAACACGTATCGGACGAACTAGAGGAAAAAGTGTTAAAGGAGGCCAAGAGGGGCGGCATAGGGTCGTACCTAGCAGCTATCAGGATCATGTTCAACAACCCCGTTACAAGGTCTATTCTACGCCTAGCAGTTAAGCGAGCCGACTGTATACACGAGGATCGGGGCGAGGTCAACGCAACACTACTCTATCACGCGCTTACCAAGTTCGCTGGCCAGAACGTCTACTCGTGCCCTGTGACCGCGCGCTTCATCTCAGCGATAATCAACAAGATAGTTGAGATAGGAGTAAAGATGCTACACGGGGACATCGAGGAGGCGAGGCAGGCTCTCCGTGACCCCGCTTTGAGGCGCGGCATATCGCTCGTATTCGAGGGCCTAGCTCTCTACGGGGTAACTGTTCCGCAGAAAATGCCGGCGCCATTCCTCATAGTGTGGAACTTCACTAACATGTGTAACCTTAGGTGTAAGCACTGCTACCAGAGAGCCGATCACCCGCTACCAGACGAGCTTACGCTTGAAGAGAAGATACGGCTTGTCGAGGATCTTGACCGTGCTGGCGTCGCTGCCGTAGCACTCAGCGGCGGAGAGCCAACTATTCATCCCCACTTCTACCAGATAGTCCACGAGCTCGGTAGACGGGGCATCTATGCGGCTGTGGCGACTAATGGGTGGATGTTCGCAGATATAGAGAAGCTAGAGAAGGCCGTCAAGCTCGGGCTACGCTACGTAGAGGTCTCGGTTGACAGTGCTAACCCGAAGAAGCATGACTGGTTCCGCGGCGTCCCGGGTGCATGGCAGAGAGCGGTAAAGGCTCTTGAGAACGCGGTTAAGCTTGGCGTGAGCCACGCCATGGCAGTAACGGTTACGAAGGCCAACATAGACGAGGTGGATGACCTTCTTGATCTCGCAGAGAGCATAGGCGTTGAGCGCGTCGTATTCTTCAACTTCGTGCCAGTGGGTCGTGGAAAGGAGAACATGTGGCTAGACCTAGACCCCATGGAGCGCGAGGAATTTCTAAGGCATATCTACAAAGAAATGCAGAAGAGGAAAATACAGATAGTCAGCACTGCGCCCCAGTACGGCCGCGTAGCACTCCAGCTCAGCGGAGGAAAGGACGTGGCTCCCACACACTTCTACGTAGGAAACGACCCAATTGTGAAAGCCGTAGCCGAGTTCGTTGGAGGCTGTGGCGCCGGGAGAATATATGCAGCAATACAGCCAAACGGAGACGTAGCACCATGCGTCTTCCTGCCAATCAAGGTCGGCAACGTGCGTGAAAAGAGCTTCCGCGAGATATGGGAAACAGCGCCCCTCTTCAAGGCACTACGGAACCGCGAGCTGCTGAAAGGATTCTGCGGCAAATGCCCATACAAGTACATCTGCGGCGGCTGCCGCGCCAGGGCCTACGCCTACTTCGGAGACCCGCTCGCACCGGATCCAGGCTGCATCTACAACATCAAGGAGTGGAAGAAGCTGGAACAAGAACTAGGCGCGAAGATAAAGATAGCCAAAAAGGCTAGCCCGGCAACACAATGA
- a CDS encoding transglutaminase-like domain-containing protein, protein MERVYLVVVVVLVVVAWLSGYMVAQYMGGHEETVPDWCLELKESYGALKEELREINESYKTLLGNYSLLLARLQETERNYSAMLGSYEGLRAKAQELATRLAEALGNLSRLSAKYSEALRKLAEYESLVNALSANYTACVKAKALIESRLIALNNSYQELLRRYEGLSAQYQQLFSNYKELLEEFKTLQANYTELSKEYRRLKERYEALLENYSANADLLTRLVVRTDLWNGYILDEEDFNEFLDSLLAEDTKLARKLSITHEVSGLKTSQRVLRVWSWILSSMGYFPDSYTRVTDPFLYDIHVTHQTWELLNETIAKGGGDCEDLALLAYSVLSATKTSSEKVYLITILIGEDGNKFYGHMAALVVRTLSNGKEYYIVDPAGNYLNGISMAYLVKGVYANGTYWEVPLWAHALSRETKEYLMRWKLATIVYYMDGSQLRTPAYKHFREASQALRDWLGYWAGQLGSIVFDARIRLDTIGFHKIFQNYIDVSSFLEEEQ, encoded by the coding sequence GTGGAGCGCGTGTATCTTGTCGTTGTCGTAGTGCTCGTGGTAGTTGCTTGGCTTAGCGGATACATGGTTGCACAATATATGGGCGGCCACGAAGAGACTGTGCCGGATTGGTGTCTTGAGCTTAAAGAGAGCTATGGCGCCTTGAAGGAGGAGTTGCGAGAGATAAACGAGTCCTACAAGACGCTTCTAGGGAATTATAGTTTGCTTCTTGCTAGGCTCCAGGAGACTGAGAGGAACTACTCGGCTATGCTGGGCAGCTATGAGGGGCTCCGCGCCAAGGCCCAGGAGCTTGCAACGAGGCTAGCAGAGGCTCTAGGTAACCTTTCGAGGCTCTCAGCAAAGTACAGTGAGGCCTTGAGGAAGCTCGCCGAGTATGAGAGCCTTGTAAATGCTCTCTCGGCGAACTATACTGCGTGTGTTAAGGCAAAGGCATTGATAGAGTCGAGGCTAATCGCTCTGAACAACTCCTACCAGGAGCTGCTGAGGAGGTATGAAGGGCTTAGTGCGCAGTACCAGCAGCTCTTTAGCAACTATAAGGAGTTGTTAGAAGAGTTCAAGACCCTGCAAGCCAACTATACAGAGCTTAGTAAAGAGTATCGACGCTTAAAGGAGAGGTATGAGGCTCTGCTCGAAAACTATAGTGCTAATGCGGATCTATTAACAAGACTTGTTGTGAGAACAGATCTATGGAACGGCTACATACTCGATGAAGAGGATTTTAATGAGTTCCTTGACTCCCTGCTTGCAGAGGACACGAAGCTAGCTAGAAAACTATCAATAACACACGAAGTTAGTGGGCTCAAGACTAGTCAGAGGGTTCTCCGCGTCTGGTCGTGGATACTAAGCAGCATGGGGTATTTCCCAGACTCCTATACAAGGGTAACTGACCCCTTCCTCTACGACATACATGTTACTCATCAGACATGGGAACTCCTTAACGAGACAATAGCTAAGGGTGGAGGAGACTGCGAAGACCTAGCGCTACTGGCTTACAGTGTGCTCTCGGCAACCAAGACTAGCAGCGAAAAAGTATACCTTATAACAATCCTTATCGGCGAGGACGGGAACAAGTTCTACGGCCACATGGCGGCACTAGTAGTGAGGACACTAAGCAACGGAAAAGAGTACTATATCGTAGACCCTGCAGGCAATTATCTCAACGGCATAAGCATGGCCTACTTAGTCAAAGGAGTCTACGCGAACGGGACATACTGGGAGGTACCGCTTTGGGCACACGCGTTGTCGCGCGAGACGAAGGAGTACCTTATGCGCTGGAAGCTCGCAACCATAGTATACTACATGGATGGTAGCCAGCTCCGGACCCCCGCCTATAAGCACTTTAGAGAGGCTAGTCAGGCGCTGAGAGACTGGCTCGGCTACTGGGCCGGACAGCTAGGATCCATAGTATTTGATGCGAGAATAAGGCTTGACACTATAGGATTTCATAAAATATTTCAAAACTATATAGATGTAAGTTCTTTTCTCGAAGAAGAACAGTAA
- a CDS encoding SIS domain-containing protein, protein MAGNSFYEYYLSWANPARRAYSTGLSLSLPAAYSSSQVIVVCGMGGSGAAGDYLASISARYGGTPVIALKEADPPSWVSRGALVYAVSFSGNTRETLNCARRSYELGAHVVAVTTGGRLAAWARERSLPVAVVEQAPAPRAGWPQLFYTLLGSLIGNGFLNVPGTDVEDSLRLLGEKEAAEKRAEELASWLHEAKENRVVLAPAPYYPVAVRIRSELAENAKTASDASQVPESGHNILEGWASEGRYHFLVVDPGEEPWSKLLEEFVALARPADFHVEKLLGDNMVSKMVWGTWLAGLSSVKLAAMKGVDAEKLSAIKMFRRVVEETTEWGA, encoded by the coding sequence ATGGCAGGTAACAGCTTCTACGAGTACTACTTGTCCTGGGCTAATCCGGCCCGCAGAGCATATAGCACGGGTCTATCGCTGAGCCTTCCGGCAGCCTATTCCTCGAGCCAGGTAATAGTTGTCTGCGGAATGGGTGGGAGCGGAGCAGCCGGCGACTACCTTGCCTCCATCTCTGCACGGTACGGCGGCACCCCAGTAATCGCGCTCAAGGAGGCTGATCCTCCTAGCTGGGTGTCGAGAGGAGCCCTTGTCTATGCTGTAAGCTTCTCAGGTAATACGCGGGAAACGCTGAACTGTGCCCGCAGGAGCTACGAGCTAGGAGCCCATGTAGTGGCAGTGACCACGGGGGGAAGACTAGCAGCATGGGCCCGGGAGCGCAGCCTCCCGGTAGCAGTTGTTGAACAAGCTCCTGCCCCGCGCGCTGGCTGGCCCCAGCTCTTCTACACACTGCTCGGAAGCCTCATCGGGAACGGGTTCCTCAACGTCCCGGGAACAGATGTAGAGGACTCACTAAGGCTCCTCGGAGAAAAAGAGGCCGCCGAGAAACGCGCAGAGGAGCTGGCATCATGGCTACACGAGGCTAAGGAGAACAGGGTGGTACTTGCTCCAGCCCCGTACTACCCAGTAGCGGTGAGGATTCGCAGCGAACTAGCAGAAAACGCGAAGACCGCCAGCGATGCCTCGCAAGTACCGGAGTCAGGGCACAATATACTCGAGGGATGGGCTAGCGAGGGCCGCTACCACTTCCTCGTCGTAGACCCCGGCGAGGAGCCTTGGAGCAAGCTACTAGAGGAATTCGTTGCCCTCGCGAGGCCAGCCGACTTCCACGTAGAGAAGCTACTAGGAGACAACATGGTCTCGAAGATGGTCTGGGGCACCTGGCTAGCCGGGCTGTCCTCGGTGAAGCTGGCAGCAATGAAGGGTGTTGACGCAGAGAAGCTCTCAGCTATCAAGATGTTCCGCCGAGTAGTGGAGGAGACCACAGAGTGGGGAGCATAG
- a CDS encoding MBL fold metallo-hydrolase — MSLPPTLFLQSGLGAGIYVVDATPQMLDIDFIKTYLVADNTACALIDSGPSNAASHVAETLTRLCKNQETIYIVLTHIHLDHGGGVALVAEHLAQQGYRVETLVHPRGEKHLRDPSKLWQASRQVLGERAYEFGEPVPYSLSGLRPTSDGEKLCLGNTVLEIIHTPGHASHHQSIVLGLPEGTIVFTGDSAGVYDPLTSGLAPTTPPPFRLEPFLQSLKKMKAYDPEWIAPTHLGPGPGNLLEKHEEQVKLWVDIVSENPGLSTEQLLEKILERDELSRKLYTGLGWSKQIQGVLVDSIEGIKAYIEQAKR; from the coding sequence ATGTCGCTACCACCGACACTGTTCCTCCAAAGCGGTCTCGGGGCAGGAATATACGTGGTTGATGCCACGCCGCAGATGCTTGATATAGACTTCATAAAGACCTATCTAGTCGCGGACAATACTGCATGTGCGCTCATAGACTCCGGGCCGAGTAACGCGGCAAGTCATGTCGCAGAGACTCTGACAAGGCTTTGCAAAAACCAGGAGACAATATACATAGTTCTAACCCATATACACTTGGACCACGGCGGAGGAGTAGCCCTAGTAGCAGAGCACCTAGCCCAGCAAGGCTACCGAGTAGAGACACTTGTGCACCCACGTGGCGAGAAACATCTCCGAGACCCCTCAAAGCTTTGGCAGGCATCGAGACAAGTACTTGGCGAAAGGGCATACGAGTTCGGAGAACCAGTCCCCTACTCGCTGAGCGGGCTACGCCCAACCAGTGACGGCGAGAAACTATGCCTTGGCAACACAGTTCTCGAAATAATCCATACACCGGGCCACGCGAGTCACCACCAGAGCATAGTGCTAGGGCTCCCAGAAGGCACCATAGTCTTCACGGGAGACTCGGCAGGAGTATATGACCCCTTGACAAGCGGACTAGCGCCAACAACGCCGCCACCCTTCCGCCTGGAACCCTTCCTTCAAAGCCTAAAGAAAATGAAAGCCTACGACCCGGAATGGATAGCGCCAACACACCTAGGCCCTGGTCCTGGAAACCTGCTAGAGAAGCACGAGGAGCAAGTAAAGCTCTGGGTGGACATAGTTAGCGAGAACCCCGGGCTAAGCACGGAGCAATTACTGGAAAAGATACTAGAGAGGGACGAGCTGTCAAGAAAGCTATACACAGGCCTCGGCTGGAGCAAGCAAATCCAAGGCGTACTGGTTGACAGCATAGAGGGTATAAAAGCCTACATAGAGCAAGCAAAGAGGTAG
- a CDS encoding prenyltransferase codes for MGLGGLLIATRPWSFPMTILLSIVVALYATIAGYAVNIPLVIVAIAGSVLLHAAANVLNDYFDYRYGVDKPGTGTVIYRPHPIFANILTPQATLAYGIGLGLAGTILALITWAARPLAPFLALLGLLAAYSYTGPPIKAKYRGLGELLVYIAWGIIIPIGVFYMASGLVKILEPVIVSFPIALLIVGVLVANNLRDIETDKAAGFVTIATILGKQKTQKLFKALVALAYAAQALIAVAARQPLALLPLLSIPKAIETTRALSGDRVPPNADPLAAQLAFNFTVLAITGYTGQLLINLL; via the coding sequence TTGGGGCTAGGGGGGCTCCTCATCGCCACAAGGCCATGGAGCTTCCCCATGACGATACTCTTATCCATAGTGGTTGCACTGTACGCCACAATAGCCGGCTATGCCGTCAACATACCGCTAGTAATAGTCGCCATAGCTGGAAGCGTACTGCTCCACGCAGCAGCAAACGTGCTGAACGACTACTTCGACTACCGCTACGGGGTTGACAAGCCAGGCACCGGCACAGTGATATACCGGCCACACCCCATCTTCGCCAACATATTAACGCCTCAAGCAACCCTGGCCTACGGCATAGGACTGGGCCTCGCAGGAACCATACTCGCACTAATCACTTGGGCCGCGAGGCCTCTTGCACCCTTCCTAGCACTACTAGGACTACTCGCAGCCTACTCGTACACGGGGCCGCCGATAAAGGCCAAGTATAGGGGACTTGGAGAGCTTCTCGTATACATAGCCTGGGGCATAATAATACCGATTGGGGTCTTCTACATGGCCAGCGGGCTGGTCAAGATACTGGAGCCGGTTATAGTGTCGTTTCCTATAGCGCTGCTAATAGTCGGTGTACTCGTCGCCAACAACCTGCGCGACATTGAGACAGACAAAGCAGCTGGGTTCGTGACAATAGCGACTATACTCGGCAAGCAGAAGACACAGAAACTCTTCAAAGCACTCGTTGCACTAGCCTATGCCGCCCAAGCACTGATAGCCGTCGCGGCGAGACAGCCCCTCGCACTCCTACCCTTACTAAGCATACCAAAGGCAATCGAAACCACGAGAGCATTATCCGGAGACCGTGTACCGCCAAACGCCGACCCCTTGGCGGCACAGCTTGCCTTCAACTTTACAGTCCTCGCAATAACGGGATACACGGGGCAACTACTCATCAACTTGCTGTGA
- a CDS encoding oxygen-binding di-iron domain-containing protein has translation MRKQFLVSLSPTEARRLIGSVTDIIRRISVVDEMGSNYIAVIVPKGRRGTEKVRLVMDVFETPSSIAAIFRSDTDMMVVQISAVQQGLQTLITVVCEGVGRVARIIDTFGSELADIIRRRIESAYPSVEVNEEDNKLAALEKEPPVLTTLVYYDAFVPVFNITLESALRVISALGPDHYLVEVESLDEREPFTLRAVIRGNKITGLYAELPGQRLSGDDVLYANLPLARRVTVKAWALYGGRESVIYAPLEIASSGSHRVYWASVKGCAACGGLLSNTFMVFDGKEAVIVNPSGLEERHILNIEEVTEGIDKVKHVALTHIEADIVAGIDMFLRKNPRAYVYATPYQSSILNSAISHIGPNVKRVRLEVHEEAFGRIRLLVVPGAGLQPHNISLYDPVSKTLFTGTSLGAITPPGLWEPYVSDVEEYLKLVAPYLRHVASPSKLRAWINEVSRLDIEVLAPHHGPLVIGRQEARTIIEGLREIVETIPKHV, from the coding sequence TTGAGGAAACAGTTCCTTGTCTCACTCAGCCCTACCGAGGCAAGAAGACTAATAGGCTCAGTAACAGACATAATCCGTAGAATATCCGTTGTTGACGAAATGGGAAGCAACTACATCGCAGTAATCGTTCCGAAGGGGCGCCGGGGCACGGAGAAAGTAAGGCTTGTAATGGATGTCTTTGAGACCCCCTCATCGATTGCCGCCATATTTCGCAGCGATACTGACATGATGGTTGTCCAGATAAGCGCCGTGCAGCAAGGACTACAAACACTGATAACGGTTGTATGTGAGGGCGTGGGAAGAGTAGCCAGGATAATAGATACTTTTGGCTCCGAACTAGCAGACATAATCAGGAGGAGAATCGAATCCGCATATCCCTCGGTTGAGGTGAACGAGGAAGACAATAAGCTCGCCGCACTCGAGAAGGAACCTCCAGTACTCACAACGCTTGTCTACTACGATGCATTCGTCCCCGTATTCAACATTACCCTCGAATCCGCCCTACGAGTCATATCGGCCCTTGGCCCCGACCACTACCTCGTTGAGGTCGAGTCGCTTGACGAGAGAGAGCCTTTCACGCTACGAGCCGTGATAAGAGGCAACAAGATCACCGGACTCTACGCCGAGCTGCCTGGCCAGAGACTCAGTGGAGACGATGTTCTCTACGCAAACCTCCCCCTAGCGCGCAGGGTCACTGTAAAGGCGTGGGCTCTCTACGGTGGAAGAGAATCAGTAATCTACGCACCCCTAGAGATAGCTAGCAGCGGCTCTCATAGAGTGTACTGGGCCTCTGTAAAGGGCTGCGCTGCTTGTGGAGGCCTCTTATCCAACACCTTCATGGTGTTCGATGGAAAAGAGGCCGTCATAGTCAATCCATCAGGCCTTGAGGAGAGACATATACTCAACATAGAGGAAGTCACAGAGGGCATTGACAAGGTAAAGCACGTAGCACTAACACACATAGAGGCAGACATCGTGGCCGGTATAGACATGTTTCTCCGAAAGAACCCGAGAGCATATGTCTACGCTACTCCGTACCAATCGAGCATACTCAACTCAGCCATATCACACATAGGCCCCAACGTGAAGAGAGTGCGACTAGAGGTCCACGAGGAGGCCTTTGGGCGTATAAGGCTTCTCGTAGTGCCAGGTGCTGGCCTCCAGCCCCACAATATTTCGCTCTACGACCCCGTCTCGAAGACCCTATTTACAGGAACAAGCCTAGGAGCAATAACGCCTCCAGGCCTCTGGGAGCCATATGTAAGCGATGTAGAAGAGTACTTGAAGCTTGTAGCACCCTACCTCAGACACGTTGCAAGCCCCAGCAAGCTCCGGGCATGGATAAACGAGGTCAGCAGGCTAGACATCGAGGTATTGGCGCCACACCATGGCCCACTCGTAATCGGGCGCCAAGAAGCAAGGACAATCATTGAGGGCCTACGCGAAATAGTTGAGACTATACCTAAACACGTATAG
- a CDS encoding B12-binding domain-containing radical SAM protein yields the protein MRVLLTLPPDIHTLEIYKITGMKAPPLGLAYIAAVLERAGHKVKIIDTPTLEMSTEQWLSEVKSWKPDIIGFSLITPTAPRGYRAIKLVREELPDVPVIVGGIHPTFMFKEALENGADIVVRGEGEYTAAELIDVLERYGFDEERLKKVRGIAFKSKRSEKIVLTPERPPPDLDELPWPARHLLPMDKYTLFGKPIRIIHVMASRGCPYGCMYCSTSYFFGRRVRIRSAIRVADEIEEAVYKYKAKHVVFADDDIGVGRKFMTDLVAEFKKRGLDLTFACGSRVDHMTKEYMKFLYDNGCVALYFGVESASQETLNRIGKKITIEQVERVFQWKKELGGFATASFILGFPWETIDDMKKTVEFAIKIDPDYAQFTALTPYPGTPLYQYAKKYNLIEDTNWEHYTTVRAVMRGFHFTRQQLQSMIKYAYRRFYLRPAFVWRELRAGRLKDLVGVLGREFFSMVKDFVVHPLKWKR from the coding sequence TTGCGCGTACTCCTTACGCTTCCCCCCGACATACATACGCTCGAGATATACAAGATAACGGGAATGAAGGCTCCCCCGCTGGGTCTAGCATACATAGCTGCTGTGCTCGAACGAGCAGGGCACAAGGTAAAGATAATCGACACGCCTACTCTTGAGATGAGTACTGAGCAGTGGCTAAGCGAGGTAAAGTCGTGGAAGCCGGACATCATAGGCTTCTCACTGATAACCCCCACGGCTCCCCGCGGCTATCGTGCAATAAAGCTCGTACGAGAAGAGCTTCCAGATGTACCGGTTATTGTTGGAGGCATACACCCCACATTCATGTTCAAGGAAGCACTGGAGAACGGTGCAGACATAGTTGTACGAGGCGAGGGCGAGTACACAGCAGCCGAACTAATAGATGTTCTTGAGAGGTACGGGTTCGACGAAGAGCGTTTGAAAAAGGTACGCGGAATTGCCTTCAAGTCGAAAAGAAGCGAGAAAATAGTGCTAACACCTGAGAGGCCTCCGCCCGACCTCGACGAGCTTCCTTGGCCTGCGCGCCACCTGCTCCCCATGGACAAGTACACGTTGTTCGGTAAACCGATAAGGATAATCCACGTCATGGCTAGCCGCGGCTGCCCCTACGGCTGCATGTACTGTTCTACAAGCTACTTCTTCGGAAGAAGAGTGCGCATCCGCTCTGCGATAAGAGTCGCCGACGAGATAGAGGAGGCAGTGTACAAGTATAAGGCGAAGCACGTCGTGTTTGCAGACGACGATATAGGTGTTGGAAGGAAGTTCATGACAGACCTGGTCGCGGAGTTCAAGAAGAGGGGCCTCGACCTCACGTTCGCATGCGGCTCGCGAGTCGACCACATGACGAAGGAGTACATGAAGTTCCTCTACGATAATGGCTGCGTAGCGCTCTACTTTGGCGTTGAGTCTGCTAGCCAGGAGACGCTGAACCGCATAGGGAAGAAGATAACAATAGAGCAGGTTGAGAGGGTCTTCCAGTGGAAGAAGGAACTCGGCGGCTTCGCCACGGCCTCATTCATACTCGGGTTCCCCTGGGAAACCATTGACGATATGAAGAAGACCGTGGAGTTCGCTATAAAGATTGACCCCGACTACGCACAGTTCACCGCCCTCACGCCTTATCCCGGTACACCGCTCTACCAGTACGCGAAGAAGTACAACCTGATAGAGGACACTAACTGGGAGCACTATACGACCGTGCGCGCAGTTATGAGGGGCTTCCACTTTACTAGGCAGCAGCTCCAGTCAATGATCAAGTACGCGTACCGACGCTTCTACCTGCGCCCCGCCTTCGTATGGCGTGAGCTAAGGGCTGGCAGATTAAAGGATCTCGTAGGCGTCCTAGGCAGGGAGTTTTTCTCAATGGTGAAAGACTTCGTCGTGCACCCGCTCAAGTGGAAGAGGTGA
- a CDS encoding phosphoesterase, with amino-acid sequence MKPRSLVKIPVGIIADWDADGVTAAAMLYYAQYYRKVYPLKGRHEVSLEPAGPRGFKDALQHILEAGNCPDALAVLDIPLTKDIHEVLLDFMRDCKGTRLIYIDHHFSTIYMSKKLYELSEEIYLGHKPTAMLTYNLLRSLGVRHMTPRLEAFMKAVGVLERGARPLTEAERRVVKLAASISKACTVLRDKELWRKLVKWLASPLPQDMPFDTKLVEKVVKIAEESDKEIAEKAKELAITAKRVGYIRFVDARGKWVNRGSSALASKLYKILKQPVALLVERDDGVRLLIIRSKGRGAYRVATGLVKEGVAEDIGGHSGLAIVRLREDVDLVTLENVLRRLSLRL; translated from the coding sequence ATGAAGCCGAGGAGCCTTGTCAAGATACCGGTAGGGATTATAGCTGACTGGGATGCGGATGGGGTAACTGCTGCAGCGATGCTATACTATGCACAGTACTATAGGAAGGTTTATCCGCTCAAGGGTAGGCACGAGGTCAGCCTCGAGCCTGCTGGGCCCCGGGGATTCAAGGACGCTCTCCAACACATACTGGAGGCCGGTAACTGTCCCGACGCATTAGCTGTGCTGGATATACCACTCACTAAGGACATACACGAAGTGCTCCTAGACTTCATGCGAGACTGTAAAGGGACGCGGCTAATATACATAGACCACCACTTCTCAACAATCTACATGTCTAAGAAGCTATACGAGCTAAGCGAAGAAATATACCTCGGGCATAAGCCGACAGCAATGCTGACCTATAACTTGCTACGAAGCCTAGGAGTACGCCACATGACGCCAAGGCTGGAAGCATTCATGAAGGCCGTTGGCGTTCTTGAGAGAGGCGCTAGGCCGCTAACAGAGGCAGAGAGGCGGGTCGTGAAGCTTGCGGCGAGCATATCGAAGGCATGCACAGTGCTCCGCGACAAGGAGTTGTGGAGGAAGCTCGTCAAGTGGCTCGCGAGCCCGCTGCCCCAGGACATGCCGTTCGACACTAAGCTCGTAGAAAAAGTGGTCAAGATAGCGGAGGAGAGTGACAAAGAGATCGCAGAGAAGGCCAAGGAGCTAGCCATTACTGCTAAACGGGTAGGCTATATACGCTTCGTGGATGCTAGAGGAAAGTGGGTAAACAGGGGCTCAAGCGCACTAGCGTCAAAACTGTATAAGATACTGAAGCAACCGGTAGCGCTGCTCGTTGAGAGAGACGATGGCGTGAGGCTCCTAATAATAAGGAGCAAGGGGCGCGGAGCCTACCGGGTAGCAACAGGCCTAGTAAAGGAGGGCGTAGCAGAGGATATAGGCGGGCACAGCGGCTTAGCCATAGTTAGGCTCCGGGAAGACGTTGATCTAGTAACGCTCGAGAACGTCCTTCGAAGACTAAGTCTACGCCTCTAG